A section of the Roseivirga sp. BDSF3-8 genome encodes:
- a CDS encoding O-antigen ligase family protein, whose amino-acid sequence MKVDKQQIEFHEKILFWYTFFMAYPGMLILGQNTSIFFFPVLIYSFYKRFGYIFRLDRLVILFIPYFTIGSILSVVNLYITDADPVSLARANAVLPNYIYWSILILFLVGQRDNIRMEVVGKAIFWGVTASAFHYFILQNTPLLSIPVLRRLTQNAFAFLIIIYSPIAVYYLAKRNPRLGLLFVFILSVLGFLSGSRSASILVLAESFAAYFLINRKTLRYVFLIVLIVGPMLAILNEVGAVESAIETLNPRAHNLLYNTENVIEQDRSYLTRRAMVEKGLKIYEEHPLFGIGLNNFTNYEAELEGNFEGAKYVINKKKINETSSHNSYINLLAEAGLLAFIPFILVILTTIVQLIFRASKLSGEDLSVTLGFLGLLLHFYFINAIVNVFAWFAIGLCIALVNRKNA is encoded by the coding sequence GTGAAAGTAGATAAACAACAGATCGAATTTCATGAGAAAATCTTGTTCTGGTATACCTTTTTTATGGCATACCCGGGCATGCTCATTTTAGGGCAGAATACAAGTATTTTCTTTTTCCCAGTCCTGATATATTCCTTCTACAAACGTTTCGGGTACATCTTTAGATTGGACAGGCTTGTAATTCTTTTCATTCCCTATTTCACAATAGGTTCAATACTTAGTGTAGTAAACCTTTATATCACCGATGCAGATCCGGTATCCCTGGCGAGAGCCAATGCTGTCTTGCCCAACTATATTTATTGGAGTATCCTGATTCTTTTTCTCGTGGGCCAGCGGGATAATATTCGGATGGAAGTTGTTGGCAAGGCTATCTTTTGGGGGGTGACAGCTTCAGCTTTTCACTATTTTATTTTACAAAACACACCCTTACTAAGTATTCCGGTTTTAAGACGTCTAACTCAAAATGCCTTTGCCTTTCTTATAATTATCTATAGTCCTATTGCTGTTTATTATCTGGCCAAGCGGAACCCCCGGCTTGGATTGTTATTTGTTTTCATCCTGTCTGTTTTAGGGTTTTTATCCGGTAGTCGCTCAGCCTCAATATTAGTACTTGCTGAGTCTTTCGCTGCTTATTTTCTGATAAATCGTAAAACCCTCAGATACGTATTCCTAATCGTGCTTATAGTTGGACCAATGTTGGCTATACTCAACGAAGTCGGGGCGGTGGAAAGTGCTATAGAGACCCTCAATCCTCGGGCTCATAATTTGCTCTATAACACTGAAAATGTTATTGAACAGGATAGGTCCTATCTTACCAGAAGAGCTATGGTGGAGAAGGGGCTCAAGATATATGAAGAGCACCCCTTGTTTGGAATCGGTCTCAATAATTTCACAAATTATGAAGCAGAGCTGGAAGGAAATTTTGAAGGAGCTAAGTATGTAATTAATAAGAAAAAGATTAATGAGACCAGTTCTCACAACTCCTATATCAACCTGTTAGCTGAAGCAGGCTTGCTGGCTTTTATTCCCTTCATACTTGTTATTCTCACTACCATAGTCCAGCTGATATTCCGTGCATCAAAGTTATCAGGGGAAGACCTTTCAGTGACATTAGGCTTTTTAGGATTACTCCTCCACTTTTATTTTATCAATGCCATTGTTAACGTATTTGCCTGGTTCGCGATAGGCTTGTGTATTGCATTGGTTAATAGAAAAAACGCTTAA
- a CDS encoding sulfotransferase, which yields MSTMQLPDFLVIGAEKSGTTWLKHNLNEHPEVFVPSKKELNFFDKDEHYDQGLSYYASFFEQADGNVKKGELTPGYLHTPEKSAARIYELFPQIKLIAILRDPVERAWSNFLMHKADGRTDASFADIISQNHSIVTKGYYYQQLLPYLNRFPSENIMILNYDRLKSEPAALLKQIFSFIGVDDNFVPTQSKKVIFSARKAKYPVLNKTLSIVGHVSRSLGFAGKFRGAKRKLRQWVKKNNTVTAPKEAMSESDRRALNNLYREDLDQLSGLVGKDFSNWI from the coding sequence ATGAGTACAATGCAATTGCCGGATTTTTTAGTAATAGGAGCAGAAAAAAGCGGGACCACCTGGTTAAAGCACAACCTCAACGAACACCCGGAGGTATTTGTCCCTTCAAAAAAGGAACTTAACTTTTTTGATAAGGATGAACACTATGACCAGGGACTGTCCTACTATGCATCTTTTTTTGAGCAAGCGGATGGTAATGTGAAAAAGGGAGAGCTTACCCCCGGCTACCTGCATACTCCGGAAAAGTCAGCAGCCAGAATTTACGAACTATTTCCACAGATAAAATTAATAGCCATACTCCGTGATCCTGTCGAGCGCGCCTGGTCTAATTTTCTAATGCACAAGGCAGATGGGCGTACGGACGCTTCATTTGCTGATATTATCAGTCAGAATCACTCTATTGTCACTAAGGGCTACTATTATCAGCAGTTACTTCCCTACCTGAACCGGTTTCCTTCTGAAAATATAATGATTCTCAATTACGACAGGCTCAAAAGTGAGCCTGCAGCTTTGCTAAAACAGATATTCTCATTCATTGGCGTTGATGATAACTTTGTGCCTACGCAAAGTAAAAAGGTTATTTTTTCAGCACGAAAAGCGAAATACCCTGTGCTGAATAAAACCTTATCCATTGTAGGGCACGTGTCCCGAAGCCTTGGGTTTGCAGGTAAATTTAGGGGAGCTAAAAGAAAGCTCAGGCAATGGGTTAAGAAAAATAATACAGTGACCGCGCCAAAGGAAGCCATGTCTGAATCAGACCGCCGGGCATTGAATAATTTGTACAGGGAAGACTTGGATCAGCTCAGCGGCCTGGTGGGTAAAGATTTTTCAAACTGGATATGA
- a CDS encoding glycosyltransferase family 4 protein, producing MKHILFVCNELPPAPHGGIGIFVRILAEGLVSKGLKVSVVGYDETVAENTVAVEDGISVHRLYDPYTRSKKILLFGRYYIDAGFYFKRKYLSRYLKSVVKSADVDIVESYDWSGPLWSHPGVPLIVRMHGAYVASQLQEGKRASKVVAYCEKRNVKMADKLIAVSNHIGNTTNKALKLDNPFSVIHNFVDTTVFRPVEEVSRDVNKVVYVGRIHERKGLFELFEAMTSIMKSNGRIHLDLYGRGEQQTIEALKESVPPEARLRIHFKGYVNHGELARVYSGAGIVVCPSRAEAFGLSAVEAMACGTPVLMTRETSGPEIIKEGLNGELSYLKGDDLKATLSAMVNKAENNGYDPAKIREHVKETYSMDVVLEQNLSFYQDLKQ from the coding sequence ATGAAGCATATACTTTTTGTTTGTAATGAATTGCCACCCGCCCCTCACGGAGGTATTGGCATATTCGTCCGTATCCTAGCAGAAGGCCTCGTGTCCAAAGGGCTTAAAGTGAGCGTTGTAGGATATGATGAAACAGTTGCTGAGAATACTGTGGCTGTTGAAGATGGTATTTCCGTACACCGCCTGTACGACCCTTATACGCGTAGTAAGAAAATATTGCTCTTTGGCCGCTATTACATCGATGCCGGTTTCTATTTTAAAAGAAAATATCTTTCCCGATACTTAAAAAGTGTGGTTAAGTCAGCCGACGTAGATATCGTGGAGAGTTACGACTGGAGTGGCCCCTTATGGTCCCATCCCGGGGTGCCCCTGATTGTAAGGATGCACGGTGCCTATGTAGCCAGTCAGCTTCAGGAAGGAAAACGAGCCAGTAAAGTAGTGGCTTATTGTGAAAAGAGAAATGTGAAAATGGCAGATAAGCTTATAGCCGTTTCCAATCACATAGGCAATACCACTAATAAGGCATTGAAGCTTGACAACCCATTTTCTGTAATTCATAATTTTGTGGATACCACAGTCTTCCGGCCGGTGGAGGAAGTAAGCCGGGACGTGAATAAAGTAGTCTATGTAGGAAGAATTCATGAACGAAAAGGTTTGTTTGAGCTATTTGAAGCAATGACTTCGATCATGAAAAGTAATGGACGCATTCACTTGGACCTCTATGGCAGAGGAGAACAACAAACGATCGAAGCCCTGAAGGAGAGTGTGCCTCCGGAAGCAAGACTAAGAATCCATTTTAAGGGCTACGTCAATCATGGGGAGCTTGCCAGAGTATATTCGGGAGCAGGTATAGTGGTATGTCCCAGTAGAGCCGAGGCCTTTGGACTGTCCGCTGTTGAGGCCATGGCCTGTGGTACTCCCGTATTAATGACAAGAGAAACAAGTGGACCAGAGATAATTAAAGAGGGATTAAACGGAGAGCTATCCTACCTCAAAGGAGATGATCTGAAAGCCACGCTTTCAGCTATGGTCAACAAAGCAGAAAATAATGGTTATGACCCGGCGAAGATCAGAGAGCATGTAAAGGAAACATACTCTATGGATGTCGTTCTTGAGCAGAACCTCTCATTTTACCAGGACCTAAAACAGTAG
- a CDS encoding glycosyltransferase family 4 protein, whose protein sequence is MSHPKILVVVTKYPSPQHPYIIRLMAALKQTYPGLQLFMFRPGDKQAGIAQVGKEDIETVLTDALMRGQPKARPGILLNFIGNCLRNPRQAIATYKRARSQNLSTAQAIGQVFYHHELFGKQFDMVYFNAVQIAYHFDIPFYFPDTRILISCRGDDFDLNPTKYNKPLLTADHVHVLGSYLRSQVIDRGIEDKNITTIPPAFLPKWPSRENFVYSSNTLKITIAARLNWTKGHRYLLDAIDILKKSLNDTRVELHIMGIGEAEEELRYRVFELGLDKEVTFHGWVAEKEVIEMVRDSFVYCLPSLVEGYNNSVVTAQSLGVPCIVARSGGLSENVIHEKTGFVVSPASGEEIAQSILSLWEDKDLYQNMCTNAIERVKELDFSIHIRRYNQMFDEVLSTDFNKGKEQD, encoded by the coding sequence ATGAGTCATCCGAAGATACTGGTTGTAGTTACGAAGTACCCCAGTCCGCAGCATCCTTACATTATCAGGTTGATGGCTGCGCTTAAACAAACCTATCCGGGGCTGCAGCTATTTATGTTTCGCCCTGGCGACAAGCAGGCTGGTATCGCCCAGGTGGGTAAAGAAGATATTGAAACTGTCCTTACAGATGCGCTGATGCGCGGACAACCGAAAGCCAGACCCGGTATATTACTGAATTTCATTGGCAACTGCCTGCGTAACCCCCGTCAGGCTATCGCTACCTACAAGCGGGCCAGGTCTCAGAACCTTAGTACAGCTCAGGCTATAGGCCAGGTCTTTTACCATCACGAGTTATTTGGTAAGCAATTCGATATGGTGTACTTCAATGCCGTACAGATAGCCTATCATTTCGACATACCCTTTTATTTTCCCGATACGAGAATTTTAATCTCCTGCAGAGGAGATGATTTTGATCTCAATCCAACTAAATATAACAAGCCATTACTTACAGCTGATCATGTACATGTATTAGGTAGTTATCTTAGAAGTCAGGTAATAGACAGAGGTATTGAGGACAAGAATATTACCACCATTCCACCAGCCTTTCTACCCAAGTGGCCCAGCAGGGAGAATTTCGTTTACAGTTCCAATACACTTAAGATTACTATCGCAGCCAGGCTCAACTGGACTAAAGGGCATAGGTATCTTTTAGACGCTATAGATATCCTAAAGAAAAGCCTTAATGATACGCGGGTAGAGCTTCACATAATGGGGATAGGTGAAGCTGAGGAGGAGCTTAGGTACAGAGTATTTGAGCTTGGATTAGATAAGGAGGTTACTTTTCACGGATGGGTAGCCGAGAAGGAGGTAATAGAGATGGTTCGAGACAGTTTTGTGTATTGCTTGCCCTCCCTGGTGGAAGGGTACAACAATTCTGTTGTAACGGCCCAGTCACTTGGCGTCCCTTGCATAGTAGCGAGGTCCGGTGGGTTATCCGAAAATGTTATTCACGAAAAGACCGGATTTGTAGTGTCTCCTGCCAGTGGCGAAGAGATTGCACAGTCCATACTTTCATTATGGGAAGACAAAGACCTGTACCAGAACATGTGTACGAATGCGATAGAAAGAGTAAAAGAGCTGGACTTTTCTATTCACATTCGCAGGTATAACCAGATGTTTGATGAGGTTTTGTCTACAGATTTCAATAAAGGCAAAGAGCAAGATTAA
- a CDS encoding glycosyltransferase family 4 protein — MSKRILFVGNFFDKKAGTTSPSRKVAEVLNKQGLKSSFVSSFTNRLYRVPDILMRVISYPYSILHIDVYSGNAFRIAETTARLALKRKKPYVLALHGGSLPEFFQNNADRINELFSQASFIYTPSNYLHRFFNKQNPDCAITYMPNMVDLAAFSPKPVYGPVKKLLWVRAFTPIYNPDIAPKVLHELGKDYPDLTLTMVGPDKGLLPQIKSLADDLGVADRISFTGPVPNASLPEVYRNHDVLLNTTSYESFGMSVAEAAASGLPVISSRVGELPLIWNEGSDILFTSEVKAEAFAVHLRKLLEDSQLAEELGRSASINVKNFDEEKLAQRWAHIAQSFKDF; from the coding sequence TTGAGCAAGCGTATCCTTTTTGTAGGTAACTTTTTTGATAAAAAAGCTGGTACTACCTCTCCTTCACGGAAAGTGGCAGAAGTATTGAATAAACAGGGGCTTAAATCGTCCTTTGTTTCTTCCTTTACGAATAGATTATATCGGGTTCCTGATATTCTCATGAGGGTAATAAGCTATCCTTATAGTATCCTTCACATAGATGTATACAGTGGAAATGCCTTTAGAATTGCTGAAACAACTGCCAGGCTAGCCTTAAAGAGAAAAAAGCCTTATGTCCTCGCACTTCATGGTGGCTCATTGCCTGAGTTTTTCCAGAACAACGCTGATAGAATTAATGAGCTTTTCTCTCAGGCAAGTTTCATTTATACCCCAAGTAATTATCTGCATCGTTTTTTCAATAAGCAGAATCCTGATTGTGCCATTACCTATATGCCAAATATGGTGGACCTGGCAGCATTCTCACCCAAACCTGTCTATGGCCCTGTAAAAAAACTGCTGTGGGTCAGAGCTTTTACCCCTATCTATAATCCGGATATTGCCCCTAAGGTACTTCATGAATTAGGTAAAGACTACCCCGACCTGACTCTAACAATGGTAGGGCCGGATAAAGGGCTATTACCTCAGATTAAAAGCCTGGCCGATGATCTCGGAGTTGCGGATAGAATTTCGTTTACAGGTCCTGTTCCTAACGCCAGCCTGCCGGAGGTGTATCGCAACCATGATGTTCTGCTTAATACCACTTCCTATGAAAGCTTTGGCATGTCAGTGGCTGAGGCGGCTGCTTCCGGCTTACCCGTGATCAGTAGTAGGGTAGGAGAATTGCCTCTCATTTGGAATGAAGGCAGCGATATTTTGTTTACTTCTGAAGTAAAGGCTGAGGCCTTCGCCGTCCACCTTAGGAAGCTTTTGGAAGACAGCCAACTGGCTGAAGAATTAGGGCGTAGTGCCAGTATAAATGTGAAAAATTTTGATGAGGAAAAACTTGCTCAGCGGTGGGCTCACATTGCGCAAAGTTTTAAAGATTTTTAG
- a CDS encoding glycosyltransferase family 4 protein, producing MKKAVPGVHGFTFDFAGSTAEKEEVTILGKQGKSSMLKSLTKRKLTGDNALKKWLGESAETSTQRKYYTFGNFEPLIDFQPHVVHLLNVQRYDRYKELLKFLNVPFVVSFRGFDTSVRPYVDETYRHMIQEVYQKASRLQFVSDFLAGEAVALGAPRDKCHTIYRSIDLNDFSANSSERISANNRPVFLSVCRLTWQKGLEYALQAMGELKKQGLDFKYRIIGNGDEKNKLVYLSRLFDVEDRVIFAGHKNHTGLKQEMLSADIMLQPSVSEAMPNTLIEASALKLPIVAAQAGGIPEIVYDGETGLLVPPADASALASAIKTLLDAPEKGRLLADNARAMVEDKFSPEKECSNYVEFYEKALTDGKERGQ from the coding sequence TTGAAAAAGGCAGTACCTGGAGTTCATGGGTTTACTTTTGACTTTGCAGGTAGCACGGCTGAAAAGGAGGAAGTTACTATTCTTGGTAAGCAAGGCAAGAGTTCCATGCTCAAATCTCTAACCAAAAGAAAGCTTACAGGCGACAATGCACTTAAAAAATGGCTGGGTGAATCTGCCGAAACGTCCACACAAAGAAAGTACTATACCTTTGGTAATTTTGAGCCACTCATTGACTTTCAGCCCCATGTAGTACACCTGCTGAATGTACAACGGTATGATCGTTACAAAGAACTGTTAAAATTTTTAAATGTGCCCTTTGTGGTAAGCTTCAGGGGGTTCGATACCAGTGTCAGACCTTATGTAGATGAGACATACAGGCACATGATACAGGAAGTGTATCAGAAGGCTTCCAGGCTGCAGTTTGTCAGCGATTTTTTAGCTGGTGAAGCCGTGGCACTGGGAGCCCCCAGGGATAAGTGCCACACCATTTACCGCTCTATCGATTTAAACGATTTCTCAGCTAATTCTTCAGAGAGAATATCAGCCAATAATAGGCCTGTATTCCTGTCTGTTTGTCGTCTAACCTGGCAAAAAGGCCTTGAGTATGCTTTGCAGGCAATGGGAGAGCTGAAAAAACAGGGTCTGGACTTCAAATACCGTATCATAGGAAACGGAGATGAAAAAAATAAGCTTGTATACCTCTCCAGGTTATTTGATGTAGAAGACAGAGTCATATTTGCCGGGCATAAGAATCATACCGGGCTCAAGCAGGAGATGCTTAGTGCTGACATTATGCTACAGCCCTCAGTATCTGAGGCCATGCCTAATACCCTTATTGAGGCCTCCGCTTTAAAGTTACCTATAGTGGCAGCACAGGCCGGGGGTATACCCGAAATAGTGTATGACGGGGAGACTGGTTTGCTGGTGCCTCCTGCTGATGCATCCGCTCTGGCTAGTGCTATCAAAACTTTACTGGATGCCCCGGAAAAAGGCAGGTTATTGGCAGATAATGCCCGGGCCATGGTAGAAGATAAGTTTAGCCCTGAAAAGGAATGCAGTAATTATGTGGAGTTCTATGAAAAAGCACTTACAGATGGAAAGGAGAGGGGGCAATGA
- a CDS encoding glycosyltransferase family 4 protein, with the protein MRIAFHYHSVAIEVNGRIKTPSYIGLFIDSLASEVEEVICFMHSPRPFEMAEADYTLTSPNVRLINLGVHSALPLRIINVPRYKKIVKSYESYFDVMLIRTPSPLTFALSGAHSRPVAYYVVGDYVEGAKTLTLPTWKSTIIKGYAHYFNSRLLRAIKNRTMVANSQLLYDQLKDRAKQAYLIKSTTLSRDDIFVREDSFEAQESEGPVKILFTGRITPSKGLEDIIQACGTLIRRDGFNFEFHIAGILDKNGQQFIDLLVEKSSEFKEGGFVIFHGKLSVGEELNSLYRKCHLFTLASRGNFEGFPRVIWEAMANSLPVLATEVGSIPYFLQNEKHALLVPPNQPSLFAEAIKELVNNGEKRRKLIENGRELAQYNTLENRAKEMVDVLKAVLNQETT; encoded by the coding sequence GTGCGCATAGCTTTTCATTATCATTCTGTAGCCATTGAGGTTAATGGCCGGATAAAAACCCCGTCTTATATTGGGTTATTTATTGATAGCCTGGCCAGTGAGGTAGAAGAAGTTATTTGCTTCATGCACTCTCCAAGACCTTTCGAAATGGCTGAGGCAGATTATACCCTGACCTCTCCTAATGTAAGGCTAATCAACCTGGGAGTTCATTCTGCATTACCATTGCGTATAATAAATGTTCCTAGGTATAAAAAAATTGTCAAAAGTTACGAGAGCTATTTTGATGTGATGCTCATACGGACACCTTCACCATTGACTTTTGCGCTTTCAGGTGCTCACTCAAGGCCAGTGGCTTACTATGTAGTGGGAGACTATGTAGAGGGGGCCAAAACGCTGACGCTACCCACTTGGAAGTCAACTATAATCAAGGGGTATGCACATTATTTCAATTCCCGGCTTCTCAGAGCCATCAAGAATCGAACAATGGTCGCTAATAGCCAGCTGCTCTATGATCAGCTAAAAGATCGGGCAAAACAGGCTTACCTGATTAAGTCTACCACTTTAAGCAGAGACGATATTTTTGTAAGAGAAGACAGCTTTGAGGCTCAGGAAAGTGAAGGACCGGTAAAAATCCTCTTTACCGGGAGAATAACCCCCTCCAAAGGACTGGAAGATATCATTCAAGCTTGTGGCACGCTAATACGCAGGGATGGTTTCAATTTTGAGTTTCACATTGCGGGTATATTAGATAAAAACGGGCAGCAGTTCATTGATCTGTTAGTCGAAAAATCATCAGAATTTAAAGAAGGGGGCTTTGTCATCTTCCACGGTAAACTTAGTGTGGGAGAGGAGCTTAATAGCCTGTATCGTAAATGCCACCTGTTTACACTTGCCAGCAGAGGAAACTTTGAAGGCTTTCCGAGGGTAATTTGGGAGGCAATGGCCAATAGCCTGCCGGTTTTGGCTACAGAGGTGGGATCGATTCCATATTTCCTCCAAAATGAGAAACATGCCCTACTTGTACCACCTAACCAGCCTTCATTATTTGCAGAGGCTATAAAAGAGTTAGTTAATAATGGAGAGAAAAGAAGGAAGCTGATAGAGAATGGAAGAGAACTAGCCCAATACAACACCCTGGAAAACAGAGCTAAAGAAATGGTAGACGTGCTTAAGGCCGTACTTAACCAAGAAACCACATGA
- a CDS encoding glycosyltransferase family 2 protein has product MADFDVIICTYNRPKRAQSLISQVLECTPAPEKIVVVDSTEEQDPSEYARLGPGVTYLKSSHKNQPYQRFLGFQNTVSDVLVFLDDDVKILDQKIFQYMLSAFSQEDVKGACIRVRYENVMHDLLEKKEVKQGRLLDFINKISGVPSPAVGKLGLVGVPGPLPDSDGEVEFFQGTNMAFKREAVEKAFDSRVFSQYEYRIGKGEDKILSFKVASLGKLMFLDREVLHHPPVETSYFDHSYAYYKRLAYSRYFLTRIWCEERSFPLWLGVLHYYYFMAWRLLIAIGTYVKGRSSGQKEAVKGMWKGVKMAFSGHKAYRSCSLDWKEEVRKDCESR; this is encoded by the coding sequence ATGGCAGACTTTGATGTCATTATCTGCACATATAATCGTCCCAAAAGAGCACAATCCCTTATTAGTCAGGTGCTGGAGTGTACACCTGCTCCTGAGAAGATTGTAGTGGTAGACTCTACCGAAGAGCAGGATCCCTCGGAATATGCCCGCCTGGGACCTGGCGTTACTTACTTAAAAAGCTCCCATAAAAACCAGCCCTATCAGCGCTTTCTTGGGTTTCAGAATACAGTATCTGATGTATTGGTTTTTCTCGACGATGATGTAAAGATTCTGGATCAGAAGATATTTCAGTACATGCTTAGTGCATTTAGTCAGGAAGATGTAAAGGGTGCTTGTATCAGAGTCAGGTATGAAAATGTAATGCACGATCTTTTAGAAAAAAAAGAAGTAAAACAAGGACGTCTCCTGGACTTCATCAATAAAATATCAGGAGTACCCTCGCCAGCAGTGGGGAAACTTGGTCTTGTTGGCGTTCCCGGCCCACTGCCTGATTCTGATGGAGAAGTTGAGTTTTTTCAGGGAACTAATATGGCCTTCAAAAGAGAGGCTGTCGAAAAAGCCTTTGATAGCAGAGTTTTCTCTCAATATGAATACAGGATTGGGAAGGGGGAAGATAAAATTTTGAGCTTTAAAGTTGCTTCTCTAGGGAAATTAATGTTTCTGGATCGGGAAGTGTTACACCACCCTCCGGTTGAGACTTCTTATTTTGACCATAGTTATGCGTATTATAAACGCTTGGCTTATAGCCGTTATTTTCTTACCAGGATTTGGTGCGAAGAGAGAAGTTTCCCTCTTTGGCTAGGTGTTCTCCACTACTATTACTTTATGGCGTGGAGGCTGCTGATAGCCATAGGTACTTATGTCAAAGGCAGGTCAAGTGGTCAGAAAGAAGCAGTTAAGGGTATGTGGAAAGGAGTAAAAATGGCCTTTAGTGGCCATAAAGCTTACCGTTCGTGCAGTTTGGATTGGAAGGAAGAGGTAAGAAAGGATTGTGAAAGTAGATAA
- a CDS encoding glycosyltransferase, producing MRVLEIVNSVPGETFIREHAQAIVSHTDIELMWGAWQTTSTGNLPSPVAGLKTVEALPNYNRMKVGGKLRQKVSYFLKKFKNPSPQDIVRETVAKFQPDLIHFQFASLAAQHHQWASDLSIPYTFSVRGSDVQVEPLNNPLYLKSLISAANHAAGIHLVCGQLGKLLEGYAGKTLPMSVVRTSLNPAWEKVARKPVDGKIVSVGRLHWRKDFPTLVLAAKKLKEVGKQFEIHIFGDGPAQEQLEFMIRSMELEDFVLLRGKITHEALKKEFESASIYVQTSIAEGFPNAVGEAMLANIPVVSTICGGVDEVLTHRRNAMLALPGQAKEIAQHIAYLMDNPDFCIEISQSANKSALEHFNSRKHARKFELFWKKALS from the coding sequence ATGAGAGTTTTGGAAATAGTAAACTCCGTTCCAGGAGAGACCTTTATCCGTGAGCATGCACAGGCCATTGTTTCACACACAGATATTGAGCTTATGTGGGGAGCCTGGCAAACCACTAGCACGGGTAACCTACCTTCACCTGTAGCCGGACTCAAAACAGTAGAAGCCTTACCGAATTACAATCGCATGAAGGTAGGTGGAAAGCTCAGGCAAAAAGTATCTTACTTTCTGAAAAAATTCAAAAACCCTTCCCCACAGGACATAGTAAGGGAAACGGTGGCTAAATTTCAGCCCGATCTTATTCATTTTCAGTTTGCCTCATTAGCTGCCCAGCATCATCAGTGGGCCAGTGATTTATCTATTCCTTACACATTTTCGGTAAGGGGTAGCGATGTACAGGTTGAACCGTTAAATAATCCACTCTATCTAAAAAGCCTCATTAGTGCGGCCAATCACGCAGCAGGCATTCACCTGGTATGTGGTCAGTTAGGTAAGCTTTTAGAAGGCTACGCAGGTAAAACGCTACCAATGTCAGTTGTGCGTACAAGTCTCAATCCTGCATGGGAGAAGGTAGCCAGGAAGCCAGTAGACGGAAAGATAGTTTCTGTTGGCCGCCTTCATTGGCGCAAGGACTTCCCTACACTGGTACTTGCGGCAAAAAAACTGAAGGAAGTAGGTAAACAATTTGAAATACATATTTTCGGTGATGGTCCTGCTCAGGAACAACTCGAATTCATGATCAGATCCATGGAACTGGAAGACTTCGTATTGTTAAGAGGCAAAATCACTCACGAAGCGCTGAAAAAGGAGTTTGAGTCTGCGTCTATATATGTTCAAACCAGTATAGCCGAGGGCTTCCCTAATGCAGTGGGCGAAGCCATGCTGGCAAACATTCCGGTGGTAAGTACCATTTGCGGAGGGGTGGATGAGGTTCTTACACATCGAAGAAATGCCATGCTTGCCCTACCCGGCCAGGCAAAGGAAATAGCACAGCATATTGCTTACCTGATGGATAACCCTGATTTTTGCATTGAAATTAGCCAAAGCGCCAATAAAAGCGCTTTAGAGCACTTCAACTCCCGGAAACACGCCAGAAAATTCGAGTTATTTTGGAAAAAAGCCCTTTCATGA